The nucleotide sequence TGAATAAATCTTTTTCCTCTTCATCTTCAAATAATGATTCATCAATAGAGATATCATCTGATACATTCATATCTTTGATGATATTAGCAACTCTTTTGAAAGTTGAAGAAATCTCTTTGAAGTTATCACTTTGAACGATAGGATTTAATGCACAAAGTTTTAATGAAATTTGATATACATCTTTTTCATTACTTCCTAATACTGCTTTTAAAACAGATGGATTTACATCAAATATTTTAAATAATCTTTCATTAAAAAACTCAACCAATTGTTTTTTATCTAAACCTTTATAATTTGAAGATAAATCATCTATTATTTGCTCTAAACTAATTGGTAGTTTATGTTCAATAGCAATTTTTACAATACCAGCTGCTGCTCTTCTTAAACCAAATGGATCTTTTGAACCAGTAGGAATTTTTCCAACACTAAATAATCCCATTAGATTATCTAATTTATATGATAATGCAACGATTGAAGAGAATTTATTTGATGGTAAATCAGAATCTTCTCCATCTGGTAAATATTGCTCTTTTAATGCAGTGTAAACTAACTCATCTTCATTAGCTATTTTTGCATAGTAATATCCCATAAGTCCTTGTAATTCAGTAAACTCATAAACCATTTCTGACATTAAATCAGCTTTACTTAACATTACAGCTTTATTTAATAGCTCTTTTTGTGAAACATCAAATTTTGAAGCTAAATAATCTGCAATAATCGCTTCTCTTTCAGATTTTTCATACATAGAACCAAGACCTTCAACAAATACAAGTTTTTTAAGACCTTCATTGTTAAGTCCATTTGCAATATCATTTTTGTAAAAGAACATACCATCAGCAAGTCTAGGTCTAAGAACTTTTTCGTTACCTGCAACAATTGCAGAAAAATCATCTGTTTTTGAGTTTGAAACAACAACAAATTTATTTGTTAGATTACCATTTTCATATACTGCAAAATATCTTTGGTGCTCTTTCATTGAAGTTACAATTACCTCTTCTGGTAACTCTAAGAACTCTTCATCAAATTTACCAATTAATGCTGTTGGATACTCAGTAATTGCAACAACTTCTTCAAGTAATTCTTCATCAATATCAATTTTTACATTGTTTGATTTTTCTATCTCTTTCATTTGCTCAAGAATTCTTTTTCTTCTCTCATCTGGATAAAGAATTACACCGTGTTTATCTAATTTACAAAAGTAATCACCAGCAAACTCATAAGAAAATGGCTCATAAGAAACCATTCTATGAGCAAAAGAAGTATTTGAAGATTTTACACCAAATAGTTCTGCATCAACAATTTTATTATCTAAAAGAACAGATAAACTTCTAATAGGTCTAATAAAACTATCTGTTCTACTTCCCCATCTCATTGATTTACCAAAGTGTAAAGAGTTTATAA is from Arcobacter sp. CECT 8986 and encodes:
- the glyS gene encoding glycine--tRNA ligase subunit beta → MNKPLLIEIGVEELPAIPFLKELPNIEKKWMEILENNKLACEFDFFYTPRRLVLWHREFPISQPNSVVEQFGAPIKIAYKDGEPTAAALGFAKKCGVDVKELTEIDQGRGPVLYFKQEVTGKNSEVLLNDMINEFINSLHFGKSMRWGSRTDSFIRPIRSLSVLLDNKIVDAELFGVKSSNTSFAHRMVSYEPFSYEFAGDYFCKLDKHGVILYPDERRKRILEQMKEIEKSNNVKIDIDEELLEEVVAITEYPTALIGKFDEEFLELPEEVIVTSMKEHQRYFAVYENGNLTNKFVVVSNSKTDDFSAIVAGNEKVLRPRLADGMFFYKNDIANGLNNEGLKKLVFVEGLGSMYEKSEREAIIADYLASKFDVSQKELLNKAVMLSKADLMSEMVYEFTELQGLMGYYYAKIANEDELVYTALKEQYLPDGEDSDLPSNKFSSIVALSYKLDNLMGLFSVGKIPTGSKDPFGLRRAAAGIVKIAIEHKLPISLEQIIDDLSSNYKGLDKKQLVEFFNERLFKIFDVNPSVLKAVLGSNEKDVYQISLKLCALNPIVQSDNFKEISSTFKRVANIIKDMNVSDDISIDESLFEDEEEKDLFKAYSTITSKQYDDYELELDALFSLKPQLDNFFDNVFVNHENEKIKANRKNLIALVYKAFRNIADIKEITI